Proteins from a single region of Psilocybe cubensis strain MGC-MH-2018 chromosome 3, whole genome shotgun sequence:
- a CDS encoding Fasciclin-like arabinogalactan protein (Fasciclin-like arabinogalactan protein ARB_02922) encodes MRFNQLWLLVSLPLGFSASFRIGQGLTAALDQQCSAQVERQPVYAAAPTSSGTIYQVLSDDPKFSRVVKAINFVEDVVSLLDDSSVELTFFAPPDQALHHPDHPHKLLPPIAGERPEQTIGSYSRLKASIRQDIKTTGNVDEFKYISEFKNLEDAIELLDQFEALSNDDDGDDKKCKEILKFILRAVLHYHIIPESHDVHELTRNTTYPTKLTIPGASDGQPLRLRVSQSVIPPFTAINFFVRVSHPNIKANNGIIHVVNHPIIPPPSVFQELYLAPRHFSTLTSALQRSELTTDVDLRYVHGKGFAGASLVTVFAPTNRAFKALPMKLQLFLFSPIGERILKKILQYHIVPDIVVHSNFVHHTKAHDLPDEAIAYFDAKPQIIGISDSNMLFDIEERKWPVFSLLHSGLTRRGERKPHVEPVFSTNLTLDTLFVNHTLRTHISQHKINFPFPGPKRPSIIDTKVFVNHHPVVAADVVSLNGVVHVIDRLLDPRKGKGHHGHHHHHEKSSRVRKYDDDCHDRSHDDRHHHKHHHKHHKHHKHEETDVYAAEYDDVWSDWESWLIKWADEQD; translated from the exons ATGCGATTTAATCAACTCTGGCTTCTAGTAAGCCTTCCTCTGGGGTTTTCTGCGTCTTTTAGGATCGGACAGGGTCTTACAGCAGCGTTAGACCAACAATGCTCTGCACAGGTTGAACGACAACCGGTGTATGCTGCTGCGCCCACTTCCAGTGGAACGATTTACCAGGTGCTCTCTGATGACCCCAAATTCTCGCGAGTGGTCAAAGCGATCAACTTCGTCGAGGATGTAGTATCTCTTCTCGATGATTCGTCTGTGGA ATTAACCTTCTTTGCTCCTCCGGACCAAGCACTTCATCATCCAGACCACCCTCATAAGCTTCTTCCGCCCATTGCTGGTGAAAGGCCAGAACAGACCATCGGCTCTTACTCCAGATTGAAGGCTTCCATCAGACAGGATATCAAAACAACAGGCAATGTCGACGAATTCAAGTACATCTCAGAATTCAAAAATTTAGAAGATGCCATTGAATTGCTCGACCAGTTTGAAGCACTCTCCAATGATGATGACGGCGACGACAAGAAATGCAAAGAGATACTCAAATTTATCTTGCGAGCTGTGCTGCATTATCACATCATCCCCGAGAGTCACGACGTCCATGAATTAACACGCAATACGACGTACCCAACCAAACTCACCATTCCAGGGGCATCTGACGGTCAACCACTACGGCTCAGAGTTTCGCAGTCGGTCATTCCCCCATTCACTGCCATCAACTTTTTTGTGCGGGTGTCTCACCCAAATATCAAGGCAAACAATG GCATCATTCACGTTGTCAATCACCCAATTATTCCACCTCCTTCGGTATTTCAAGAATTATACTTAGCCCCTCGCCACTTTTCAACTCTG ACGTCAGCACTTCAGCGGTCCGAGTTGACAACGGACGTTGATCTCAGATACGTCCATGGCAAAGGGTTTGCCGGAGCATCTTTGGTGACTGTATTTGCCCCCACGAATCGTGCCTTTAAAGCCTTGCCAATGAAGTTAcaattgttcttgttctcgCCAATTGGAGAAAGAATCTTGAAGAAAATACTTCAGTACCATATCGTTCCAGACATCGTGGTGCACTCAA ATTTCGTCCATCATACCAAAGCCCATGACCTTCCGGACGAGGCTATCGCTTATTTTGACGCAAAGCCTCAAATCATTGGTATCTCTGACTCGAATATGCTTTTTGATATCGAGGAACGGAAGTGGCCTGTATTTTC GTTGTTACATTCTGGTTTAACTCGTCGCGGTGAACGTAAACCGCACGTGGAGCCTGTATTTTCGACCAACCTCACTCTCGACACACTTTTTGTTAACCACACACTCCGCACACACATCTCTCAACACAAGATCAACTTTCCTTTCCCTGGGCCAAAACGACCCTCCATCATTGACACCAAAGTGTTCGTCAACCATCATCCTGTGGTCGCCGCCGACGTGGTCAGCTTAAACGGTGTTGTCCATGTCATCGATCGGTTACTGGATCCAcgcaaaggcaaaggtcaCCACggccaccatcatcatcatgagAAATCATCTCGTGTACGCAagtatgatgatgattgtcATGACCGCTCGCATGATGATCGCCACCATCACAAACATCACCACAAGCACCATAAACATCATAAACACGAGGAGACGGATGTCTATGCCGCAGAATATGATGATGTGTGGAGCGATTGGGAGAGTTGGTTGATCAAGTGGGCGGATGAACAGGATTGA
- a CDS encoding PAN2-PAN3 deadenylation complex catalytic subunit PAN2, giving the protein MIQELEWEELMGPKTWLKHMQDPSKDWKLSATSFSQQAWVKGKQSRPFPDPLVKVYDVRTMRPLPPIPFSAGPAFIHALPNRTSTLVVVSLHGLIHVVDASNPAASIELYQLDFPSYATESSYITSGAISPSATYMAFGDNDGRIHIMSQADGEIPFNGYDGQPVPWANTPAPLPEIQWTKSTPLNVIGMPYFDTQLLSVWPSNLAHKASSYSPPPRIPPQILTSMKYNENIAYASLPKELRGRRNMTSAGPRKGVSRFHSGKNAMESEPEAEMFDHYDDEVPRIYRRVEIEYSKFGIEDFDFGFYNKTPYSGLETHILHSYTNSVIQVMHYIRPIRELAKGHTTINCPEEHCLLCEQGFISRMLEDAHGTNCQASNFCKTVGFLAQGSNAIELMDYGREGTDVDYAQKIQTFHRFLIDHMKSEANIQPQNISMYPYGIPSQYPSISPISQILGIAGQNVIMCSTCKGIRERIHAIHIVDMVYPKKVKTLSGRPTVSYSFTSILRSSLFRQITHKATCQLCKQFSSFVSRRSISSRQLPPILAINASVYNDDSLGFWQDYRNSTFLQPQISLRGQIGGIDDAEEAIYTLRALVVKITRKDRKSHLVAIVRVPEAESNDASSPWFLFNDFVVTNISQQEALSFQGQWKVPAILYFERQNVESMLDFSHLTQKLDPSILSRDTSISINRNRSLIKHEFLAPDELPKPGTLVAIDAEFVLMQQEETEFRSDGTKKVLRPARLSLARVSVLRGDGPRQGIPFIDDHIHTSETIVDYLTEFSGIKYGDLDPTLSKYTLTPLKLVYKKLRLLVDCGCIFIGHGLSKDFRIINIYVPPEQVLDTVDLYFIKARSRRLSLRFLSWYILGEHIQTDNHDSIEDARSALQLYKAYEEFEEQGIFDQKLEEIYREGRQYVGVSLF; this is encoded by the exons ATGATCCAAGAACTGGAATGGGAAGAACTGATGGGGCCGAAAACATGGTTAAAGCACATGCAAGATCCATCGAAGGACTGGAAACTATCGGCAACTTCATTTTCACAACAGGCATGGGTGAAAGGCAA GCAATCCCGACCATTCCCTGATCCACTTGTCAAGGTGTATGATGTGCGAACAATGCGGCCACTTCCTCCTATTCCGTTTTCTGCCGGGCCTGCGTTTATACACGCCCTCCCCAATCGTACATCGACTCTGGTCGTCGTTTCTTTGCATGGCCTCATACACGTTGTGGATGCTTCGAATCCAGCTGCATCCATAGAACTGTATCAG CTTGATTTTCCATCTTATGCTACAGAATCATCTTATATTACATCTGGTGCAATATCACCTTCTGCAACATATATGGCATTTGGTGACAATGACGGCAGGATTCATATCATGTCCCAAGCAGACGGGGAGATACCTTTCAATGGTTATGATGGACAACCTGTTCCATGGGCCAACACACCTGCCCCATTGCCTGAAATTCAGTGGACTAAGTCAAC GCCATTGAACGTCATCGGAATGCCATATTTTGACACTCAACTCCTGTCTGTCTGGCCATCCAATCTTGCACACAAAGCATCCAGCTATTCTCCTCCACCCAGGATCCCTCCCCAAATACTGACCAGTATGAAGTACAACGAGAACATCGCATACGCAAGTCTACCCAAAGAACTTCGGGGCAGGCGCAATATGACAAGTGCAGGGCCTCGAAAGGGGGTCAGCCGTTTCCACAGCGGAAAGAATGCCATGGAG TCAGAACCGGAAGCTGAAATGTTTGACCATTATGACGACGAGGTCCCCCGGATATATCGACGTGTTGAAATTGAGTACTCTAAATTCGGCATTGAAGATTTCGATTTCGG CTTCTATAACAAAACGCCGTATAGCGGTCTTGAGACACACATATTGCATTCATACACCAACTCAGTTATTCAGGTCATGCATTACATACGACCGATACGAGAACTTGCGAAGGGCCATACAACCATTAACTGTCCTGAAGAACATTGCCTTCTTTGTGAACAAGGCTTCATTTCGCGTATGCTCGAAGATGCCCATGGGACGAATTGCCAAGCGAGCAACTTTTGCAAGACTGTAGGCTTTCTAGCTCAAG GGTCCAATGCAATTGAACTTATGGACTACGGGCGCGAAGGAACTGATGTTGATTATGCTCAAAAGATACAAACTTTCCACCGATTTTTAATCGACCACATGAAATCGGAAGCTAATATACAGCCCCAAAATATTTCCATGTATCCCTATGGGATACCATCGCAATATCCGTCGATCTCGCCAATCTCCCAGATACTAGGAATTGCTGGACAGAACGTGATCATGTGTTCCACGTGTAAAGGAATACGAGAAAGAATCCATGCGATTCACATCGTTGACATGGTTTACCCCAAAAAGGTAAAGACACTATCAGGACGACCTACTGTTT CTTACAGTTTTACTAGCATTCTGCGTAGCTCTTTATTCCGACAAATAACCCACAAGGCAACATGTCAATTATGCAAACAATTCTCAAGTTTTGTCTCTCGGAGATCAATTTCCTCTCGTCAGCTGCCTCCAATTCTGGCCATCAATGCGTCGGTTTATAATGATGACAGCCTTGGATTTTGGCAAGATTATAGAAATTCGACCTTCCTGCAACCTCAAATTTCTCTCCGAGGACAGATTGGTGGAATAGACGATGCAGAAGAAGCAATTTATACATTACGA GCATTGGTAGTTAAGATTACTAGAAAAGACCGCAAGTCACATCTAGTTGCTATTGTGAGAG TCCCTGAAGCGGAGAGTAATGATGCATCCAGTCCCTGGTTTTTGTTCAATGATTTTGTGGTCACCAACATATCTCAACAAGAAGCACTTAGCTTCCAAGGACAGTGGAAG GTACCTGCAATCCTGTACTTTGAACGCCAGAATGTGGAAAGTATGCTGGATTTCAGCCATTTGACACAAAAATTGGATCCCAGCATTCTTAGTCGGGATACTTCCATCTCAAT CAATAGAAACAGAAGTCTTATCAAACACGAATTTTTAGCCCCTGATGAACTTCCGAAGCCTGGGACTCTGGTGGCCATTGATGCAGAGTTTGTGTTGATGCAACAA GAAGAAACAGAATTCCGTTCAGATGGCACCAAGAAGGTCTTGCGTCCTGCCCGATTAAGCCTTGCGCGTGTATCCGTTCTTCGTGGAGATGGCCCTCGTCAAGGCATTCCATTCATTGACGACCACATTCATACTAGCGAGACGATCGTGGACTATTTAACGGAGTTCTCTGGCATTAAAT ACGGGGACTTGGATCCTACACTATCCAAGTACACACTTACACCACTGAAGCTTGTGTATAAAAAGCTTCGACTTCTGGTGGATTGTGGATGTATCTTCATTGGCCATGGTTTATCGAAAGATTTCCGCATCATTA ATATCTATGTGCCTCCGGAACAAGTTTTGGACACCGTTGACCTATATTTCATCAAGGCACGGTCACGTCGGCTATCGTTGCGATTCCTGTCGTGGTACATTCTGGGAGAGCACATCCAAACAGATAACCACGACTCCATTGAGGACGCTCGTTCTGCCTTGCAGCTCTATAAAGCTTATGAAGAATTTGAGGAACAAGGAATATTCGATCAAAAACTCGAAGAAATTTATAGAGAGGGAAGGCAATATGTGGGTGTCTCCCTTTTCTGA
- a CDS encoding Programmed cell death protein 5, giving the protein MDLGLPAGAPSLGQPNDDAAAKQEQEDQMRRDMMSTVLDTAARERLSRIALVSAERSKQIETILIRMAQSGQLRGRVTEAQLIDLLNQMEEAQGKGPGVQKSTIVYHRRKGLDDDDFDF; this is encoded by the exons ATGGATTTAGGCCTACCTGCTGGAGCACCCTCCCTTGGGCAGCCGAATGACGACGCTGCTGCGAaacaggagcaggaggatcAGATGCGTCGGGATATGATGTCCACTGTCCTCGACACTGCAGCCAGAGAAAGAC TGTCTCGTATAGCTCTGGTCAGCGCTGAAAGGTCGAAGCAGATTGAAACTATTCTCATCCGAATGGCACAATCTGGCCAGCTGAGAGGACGCGTTACTGAAGCACAACTTATCGATCTTCTCAATCAG ATGGAGGAGGCTCAAGGGAAGGGACCTGGGGTACAGAAATCCACCATTGTG TATCACCGTAGGAAAGGtctcgatgatgatgattttgatttctga
- a CDS encoding putative GPI-anchored cupredoxin (putative GPI-anchored cupredoxin ARB_05732-1), whose translation MHCRSALLSSFLLGFAQLAFSAEINVVVGGPGVLKFNPSFVNAAVGDVIVFTMKQKNHTVTQSSFESPCVKAVNGIDTGFVPVPDTMTSDFPVAKLSVLGTDPQWLYCKQANHCQQGMVFAINPGDKFAAFLAAATGGASTASSSAPVSTTASATSTPPASSVSSTVSSSATSTPTGVDHRIIVGGPGILAYSPSNISAQVGDTITFEFHQKNHTVTASSFDTPCRALSSTSTTGELGFDSGFIPVSDADTVFPTFTIRVNDTTPIWAYCRQANHCGSGMVFSANAVENGPKNFSAFVDLAKQQNGTTTTPPDTSDAPAAFALSYPHLWISAALITILSF comes from the exons ATGCACTGCCGTTCCGCCCTCTTGTCGTCTTTTCTCCTTGGATTCGCCCAACTTGCCTTCTCTGCGGAGATCAACGTTGTTGTCGGTGGACCTGGTGTCCTGAAATTTAACCCCTCGTTCGTT AATGCGGCTGTCGGGGATGTGATCGTATTCACCATGAAGCAGAAAAACCACACTGTTACTCAATCATCGTTCGAGAGCCCATGTGTCAAGGCAGTTAATGGAATTGATACTGGCTT CGTCCCAGTTCCAGATACGATGACCAGTGACTTCCCTGTAGCCAAACTCAGTGTTCTTGGCACAGATCCCCAATGGTTATATTGCAAACAAGCAAACCATTGCCAGCAAGGGATGGTTTTTGCTATTAATCCTGGCGACAAGTTCGCTGCCTTCCTGGCTGCTGCGACAGGTGGAGCCTCAACCGCGTCATCTAGCGCTCCTGTCAGCACAACAGCTTCTGCTACATCTACTCCACCGGCTTCTTCAGTTTCCTCGACTGTCAGTTCGTCGGCGACCTCCACACCTACAGGAGTAGACCATAGGATTATTGTTGGAGGCCCGGGTATTCTGGCTTATAGTCCGTCTAACATTTCTGCCCAAGTTGGAGATACTATCACCTTCGAGTTTCATCAAAAGAACCACACAGTGACGGCGAGCTCATTTGACACTCCTTGTCGTGCTCTATCGTCTACTAGTACCACTGGAGAGCTTGGCTTCGACTCTGGATT CATCCCCGTCAGTGATGCTGATACCGTATTCCCTACCTTCACTATTCGCGTGAATGAT ACGACTCCTATCTGGGCTTACTGCCGGCAAGCAAATCATTGCGGATCGGGCATGGTTTTTTCAGCCAATGCTGTTGAGAATGGTCCCAAAAACTTTTCCGCTTTCGTAGACCTTGCCAAACAGCAAAATGggaccaccaccacacctCCTGACACCAGCGATGCACCGGCTGCATTTGCACTCTCGTACCCGCACCTTTGGATTTCCGCCGCCCTTATCACGATTCTCTCTTTCTGA
- a CDS encoding Neuroguidin, with the protein MDTKNQDFIEVMETMTSSLSAARAALKTIKQSQQNLDVKDGISLLSLKHHVFLSYLQSLVLVSAQRVLGKTLTERSPPSESFGSKEREARGNNPGDLIDSMIENRVVLEKIDVLESKMRYQIEKLVRLADEPGQSTKDIEDPLAFKPNPMSLMQTDVPAQEESSAQNHRESTNDDQGDGIYRPPRLAPMPYVEKSKNKERRNRAPVPSALANLAVDPSQPFVESTSGLGGAPSLASGRAQYLKRLKDFEEDNFTRVIMKKSDAKRRARDEEDLALGGDLGGGSGHRARRGAGTLDDEFSEVLRSVSRVTGGRGQGDGYEELRKRGKKMDVLERSRTGKKRDAPGDEGQETQRMKKRSRFELETKVAKKKIAKR; encoded by the exons ATGGATACAAAAAATCAAGACTTTATCGAGGTCATGGAAACGATGACAAGCAGTCTTTCAGCCGCTCGGGCAGCACTCAAAACCATAAAACAAAG CCAGCAGAATTTGGATGTAAAGGATGGAATATCTCTTCTGTCGCTCAAACATCATGTATTTCTATCGTATCTGCAGTCGCTGGTTTTAGTTTCGGCCCAACGCGTTTTGGGCAAAACTCTGACTGAACGTTCCCCTCCTTCTGAATCATTTGGCAGCAAGGAGAGAGAAGCTCGAGGGAATAATCCCGGCGATTTGATCGACTCCATGATTGAAAATCGAGTTGTCTTGGAAAAGATCGACGTATTGGAGAGTAAAATGCGGTATCAGATTGAAAAGCTCGTTCGCCTCGCAGATGAACCAGGGCAAAGCACAAAAGACATAGAAG ACCCTCTCGCCTTCAAACCAAATCCAATGTCGCTCATGCAGACAGACGTACCTGCTCAGGAAGAATCGTCTGCGCAAAATCATCGCGAATCTACAAATGACGACCAGGGCGATGGCATCTACCGCCCACCACGCCTTGCGCCTATGCCTTATGTAGAAAAATCTAAAAACAAAGAGCGCCGTAACAGGGCTCCCGTCCCTTCTGCTCTCGCCAATCTGGCTGTGGATCCTTCTCAACCTTTTGTGGAATCTACATCGGGTCTTGGCGGTGCTCCGTCTCTCGCTTCAGGTCGCGCTCAATACCTTAAGCGACTTAAAGATTTCGAAGAGGATAACTTCACGCGTGTCATCATGAAGAAAAGCGATGCTAAGCGCCGTGCAAGAGACGAAGAAGACCTGGCTCTTGGCGGTGACCTTGGTGGCGGATCAGGACACAGAGCTCGTAGGGGAGCTGGAACCCTGGATGATGAATTTAGTGAAGTTCTACGGAGTGTGAGTCGAGTCACTGGAGGTCGCGGTCAAGGCGATGGGTACGAAGAACTAAGAAAACGCGGAAAGAAGATGGATGTCCTTGAAAGAAGCCGGACAGGAAAGAAACGCGATGCTCCTGGTGACGAAGGTCAAGAAACTCagagaatgaagaaaagaagtcGTTTCGAATTGGAGACCAAGgttgcaaagaagaaaattgCAAAACGCTAA